In a single window of the Cupriavidus sp. P-10 genome:
- the ribD gene encoding bifunctional diaminohydroxyphosphoribosylaminopyrimidine deaminase/5-amino-6-(5-phosphoribosylamino)uracil reductase RibD, with product MFSDTDHAAMQQALALAARGMFTTTPNPRVGCVLVKDGQVIGQGFTQPAGQDHAEIQAMKDALARGLDPAGATAYVTLEPCSHFGRTPPCADALVRGGVSRVVAAMEDPNPSVSGRGLQRLRDAGVDVRCGLLEKEARDLNIGFVSRMTRGLPWVRVKVAASMDGGTALHDGTSQWITGQAARDDGHAWRARACAILTGIGTVRDDDPALTVRALATPRQPQRVLVDSRLEVPLDAKILTPDAGEFAKPALVFCAVEDRERQRALEARGAEVVVLPNPHGKVELPRMLQELGRRGINELHVEAGFKLNGSLVREHCADELLIYLAPKLLGDAQGMFNLPPLARLQDAAQFRWHEIRQIGDDLRLIARRNDA from the coding sequence ATGTTTTCCGATACCGACCACGCCGCCATGCAACAGGCCCTCGCGCTCGCCGCGCGGGGCATGTTCACCACCACGCCAAATCCGCGCGTCGGCTGCGTGCTGGTCAAGGACGGCCAGGTCATCGGCCAGGGTTTCACCCAGCCAGCTGGACAGGACCATGCCGAAATCCAGGCGATGAAAGACGCGCTGGCGCGCGGGCTGGACCCCGCCGGCGCCACTGCCTACGTCACGCTGGAACCGTGCAGCCACTTCGGGCGCACGCCGCCATGCGCCGATGCGCTGGTGCGCGGCGGTGTGTCGCGGGTGGTGGCGGCAATGGAAGACCCCAATCCGTCGGTATCCGGGCGCGGCCTGCAGCGGCTGCGCGATGCCGGCGTCGACGTGCGCTGCGGCCTGCTGGAAAAGGAAGCGCGCGACCTCAACATCGGCTTCGTGTCGCGCATGACGCGCGGGCTGCCGTGGGTGCGCGTCAAGGTGGCTGCGTCGATGGACGGCGGCACCGCGCTGCATGACGGCACCAGCCAGTGGATCACCGGCCAGGCCGCGCGCGACGACGGCCATGCCTGGCGCGCGCGCGCCTGCGCGATCCTGACCGGCATCGGCACCGTCCGCGACGACGACCCGGCCCTGACCGTGCGCGCGCTCGCCACCCCGCGGCAGCCGCAGCGGGTGCTGGTCGATTCGCGGCTGGAAGTGCCGCTCGATGCAAAGATCCTGACCCCGGACGCAGGCGAGTTTGCCAAGCCGGCGCTGGTGTTCTGCGCGGTGGAGGACCGCGAACGCCAGCGGGCGCTGGAAGCGCGCGGCGCCGAAGTGGTGGTGCTGCCCAACCCCCACGGCAAGGTCGAGCTGCCCCGGATGCTGCAGGAACTGGGCCGGCGCGGCATCAACGAGCTGCACGTCGAAGCGGGCTTCAAGCTCAATGGCTCGCTGGTGCGCGAGCACTGCGCCGACGAGCTGCTGATTTACCTCGCACCCAAGCTGCTCGGCGACGCGCAGGGCATGTTCAACCTGCCGCCGCTGGCGCGGCTGCAGGATGCCGCGCAGTTCCGCTGGCACGAAATCCGGCAAATCGGCGACGACCTGCGGCTGATCGCGCGCCGCAACGACGCCTGA
- a CDS encoding riboflavin synthase gives MFTGIVAAVGRIEDVTPLGAADAGVRLHIAAGGLDLSDVIIGDSIAIQGACMTVIAMGADSFDVEVSRESLDKTVGLERAGRVNLEKALRLADRLGGHLVSGHVDGLGEVVHFAPVGESHELRIRAPRELARYLAYKGSVVVNGVSLTVNRVSDEADGCVFSINLIPHTVEVTTLQELKPGARVNLEIDLIARYVERMLSTTDAVR, from the coding sequence ATGTTCACTGGCATTGTCGCGGCCGTCGGCCGCATTGAAGACGTAACCCCGCTGGGCGCCGCCGATGCCGGCGTGCGCCTGCATATCGCCGCCGGCGGCCTGGACCTGTCCGATGTGATCATCGGCGACAGCATCGCGATCCAGGGCGCCTGCATGACGGTGATCGCCATGGGCGCGGACAGCTTCGACGTCGAGGTCTCGCGCGAGTCGCTCGACAAGACCGTCGGCCTGGAGCGCGCCGGCCGCGTCAACCTGGAAAAGGCGCTGCGCCTGGCCGACCGGCTCGGCGGGCACCTGGTCTCCGGGCACGTCGACGGGCTGGGCGAAGTGGTGCATTTCGCGCCCGTCGGCGAATCGCATGAGCTGCGCATCCGCGCTCCGCGCGAGCTGGCCCGCTACCTGGCCTACAAGGGCTCGGTGGTGGTCAACGGCGTCTCGCTGACGGTCAACCGTGTCAGCGACGAAGCCGACGGCTGCGTGTTCTCGATCAACCTGATCCCGCACACGGTCGAGGTCACCACGCTGCAGGAGCTCAAGCCCGGCGCCCGGGTGAACCTGGAAATCGACCTGATCGCCCGCTACGTGGAGCGGATGCTGTCGACCACTGACGCGGTCAGGTAA
- the ribBA gene encoding bifunctional 3,4-dihydroxy-2-butanone-4-phosphate synthase/GTP cyclohydrolase II produces the protein MTIARTEDIIADIRAGRMVILVDEEDRENEGDLVLAADFVTPEAINFMAKHGRGLICLTLTAERCRQLDLHPMVTRNGTQHGTNFTVSIEAAEGVTTGISAADRARTVQAAVAREAKPADLVQPGHIFPLTAQPGGVLIRAGHTEAGCDLGALAGLTPAAVICEIMKDDGTMARLPDLIEFAQEHDLKIGTIADLIHYRSRTESIIERVGERAMQTPYGTFHSIAYRDKPTGQAHLALVRGTPSPDKETLVRVHEPFSVLDLLEVKSTTHSWSIPAAMQAIDQADSGVIVLLNCGDTVEQLFTQFTALDAPQSRPRRKPDLRTYGMGAQILKDVGVGKMRVLAARQRMPSMTGFDLEVTGYQPMQGKDD, from the coding sequence ATGACAATCGCCCGTACTGAAGACATCATTGCCGACATCCGTGCCGGCCGCATGGTCATCCTTGTCGACGAAGAAGACCGCGAGAATGAAGGCGACCTGGTGCTGGCTGCCGACTTCGTCACTCCGGAAGCGATCAACTTCATGGCCAAGCACGGGCGCGGCCTGATCTGCCTGACGCTGACCGCCGAGCGCTGCCGCCAGCTGGACCTGCACCCCATGGTCACCCGCAATGGCACCCAGCACGGCACCAACTTCACGGTGTCGATCGAGGCCGCCGAAGGCGTGACCACCGGTATCTCGGCAGCCGACCGCGCCCGCACCGTGCAGGCAGCGGTCGCCCGCGAGGCCAAGCCCGCCGATCTGGTCCAGCCCGGCCACATTTTCCCGCTGACGGCCCAGCCCGGCGGCGTGCTGATCCGCGCCGGCCATACCGAGGCCGGTTGCGACCTGGGTGCCCTGGCCGGCCTGACGCCCGCCGCCGTGATCTGCGAGATCATGAAGGACGACGGCACCATGGCGCGACTGCCCGACCTGATCGAATTCGCGCAGGAGCACGACCTGAAGATCGGCACCATCGCCGACCTGATCCACTACCGCAGCCGCACCGAGAGCATCATCGAGCGCGTCGGCGAGCGCGCCATGCAGACGCCGTATGGCACCTTCCACAGCATCGCCTACCGCGACAAGCCTACCGGCCAGGCCCACCTGGCGCTGGTACGCGGCACGCCCTCGCCGGACAAGGAAACGCTGGTGCGCGTGCACGAGCCCTTCTCGGTGCTGGACCTGCTGGAAGTGAAGTCCACGACGCACTCATGGAGCATCCCGGCGGCGATGCAGGCCATCGACCAGGCCGACAGCGGCGTGATCGTGCTGCTGAACTGCGGCGACACCGTCGAGCAGCTGTTCACACAGTTCACCGCGCTCGACGCACCGCAGAGCCGCCCCCGCCGCAAGCCGGACCTGCGCACCTACGGCATGGGCGCGCAGATCCTGAAGGACGTCGGCGTGGGCAAGATGCGCGTGCTGGCCGCCAGGCAACGCATGCCCAGCATGACCGGCTTCGACCTGGAAGTGACCGGTTATCAGCCCATGCAGGGCAAGGACGACTGA
- the ribH gene encoding 6,7-dimethyl-8-ribityllumazine synthase, whose protein sequence is MDHGFYPSNLDGEGLRIGIVQARFNEPVCAELLEACVAELEKLGVEGEDTLVVTVPGALEVPLALQKMAESGQFDALVALGAVVRGETYHFELVSNESGAGITRVGLDFNVPVANGILTVDTDEQAHARTREKGRDCARAAVEMANLVDALDSLRGQEDDEDDDE, encoded by the coding sequence ATGGATCACGGCTTCTACCCCAGCAACCTCGACGGTGAAGGCCTGCGTATCGGCATCGTGCAGGCACGCTTCAACGAGCCGGTCTGCGCCGAACTGCTCGAAGCCTGCGTGGCCGAGCTGGAAAAGCTCGGCGTCGAAGGCGAGGACACCCTGGTAGTGACCGTCCCGGGCGCGCTGGAAGTGCCGCTGGCACTGCAGAAGATGGCCGAGAGCGGCCAGTTCGACGCGCTGGTCGCGCTGGGCGCCGTGGTACGCGGCGAGACCTACCATTTCGAGCTGGTCTCGAACGAATCCGGCGCCGGCATCACCCGCGTCGGCCTGGATTTCAACGTGCCGGTCGCCAACGGCATCCTGACCGTCGATACTGATGAACAGGCCCATGCCCGCACCCGCGAGAAGGGCCGCGACTGCGCCCGCGCCGCGGTGGAGATGGCCAACCTGGTCGACGCGCTCGACTCGCTGCGTGGCCAGGAAGACGATGAGGACGATGATGAGTGA
- the nusB gene encoding transcription antitermination factor NusB, with translation MSDTSNAPENTGGNDGGKPAGPAGNKPAARTEAKAPPKSARRRSRELALQGLYQWLLNRNDIGAIQAHLHDAQGFNKADREHFDALLNGAVREEARLTAAFEPFLDRTVDELSPVERAALLVGSYELVHCIDIPYKVVINEAVELTKTFGGVEGYKYVNGVLDKLAAQVRAAEVAARR, from the coding sequence ATGAGTGATACGTCCAACGCCCCCGAGAATACGGGCGGCAATGACGGCGGCAAGCCCGCCGGCCCCGCCGGCAACAAGCCCGCGGCCCGCACCGAAGCCAAGGCGCCGCCCAAGAGCGCGCGCCGCCGCTCGCGCGAGCTGGCATTGCAGGGCCTGTACCAATGGCTGCTGAACCGCAACGACATTGGTGCAATCCAGGCCCATCTGCATGACGCGCAAGGCTTCAACAAGGCCGACCGCGAACATTTCGACGCGCTGCTCAACGGCGCCGTCCGCGAGGAGGCCCGCCTGACCGCCGCGTTCGAGCCGTTCCTGGACCGCACCGTGGACGAGCTGTCGCCGGTGGAGCGCGCCGCCCTGCTGGTCGGCAGCTACGAACTGGTGCACTGCATCGACATCCCGTACAAGGTCGTGATCAACGAAGCGGTCGAGCTGACCAAGACCTTCGGCGGCGTCGAAGGCTACAAGTACGTCAACGGCGTGCTGGACAAGCTTGCCGCCCAGGTGCGCGCGGCCGAGGTCGCGGCGCGCCGCTGA
- a CDS encoding pyridoxal phosphate-dependent aminotransferase, with translation MDMQRLATAARVANINAFHVMELAKQAAQLERAGRHIVHMGIGEPDFTAAEPVVRAAEAAMRRGVTQYTGALGIHPLREAIAGYYKTAYGLDIPARRVIVTAGASGALLLACSVLVEIGAEVLMPDPSYPCNRHFVAAFDGAARMIPSGPAERFQLTAAQVEANWSEQTRGVLLATPSNPTGTSILPDELDRILRAVRARNGFAIVDEIYQGLSYDAAPVSALGLDDNVVTVNSFSKYFNMTGWRLGWLVVPDALVEAFEKVAQNLFICASAVAQYAALACFTPEALAIYDERKAEFRRRRDLIVPALESLGLRVPVRPDGAFYVYADCRGVNHPAAGDADRLTQAMLHDAGVVMVPGQDFGPHTASDYIRISYATSRENIEEAMARLAKLFRG, from the coding sequence ATGGACATGCAACGTCTTGCCACCGCCGCCCGCGTCGCCAACATCAATGCCTTCCACGTCATGGAACTGGCCAAGCAGGCCGCCCAGCTCGAGCGCGCCGGCCGCCACATCGTGCACATGGGCATCGGCGAACCGGACTTTACTGCCGCCGAGCCGGTGGTGCGCGCGGCCGAGGCGGCAATGCGCCGCGGCGTCACGCAATACACCGGTGCGCTTGGCATCCATCCGCTGCGCGAGGCCATCGCCGGCTATTACAAGACGGCCTACGGCCTGGACATCCCGGCGCGCCGCGTCATCGTCACGGCTGGCGCTTCCGGAGCGCTGCTGCTGGCGTGCTCGGTGCTGGTCGAGATCGGCGCCGAAGTGCTGATGCCAGATCCCAGCTACCCGTGCAACCGGCACTTTGTTGCCGCCTTCGACGGCGCGGCACGCATGATCCCGAGCGGCCCGGCCGAGCGCTTCCAGCTCACCGCCGCGCAGGTCGAGGCCAACTGGAGCGAGCAGACCCGTGGCGTGCTGCTGGCCACGCCCTCCAATCCGACCGGCACCTCGATCCTGCCCGACGAGCTCGACCGCATTCTGCGGGCGGTGCGCGCGCGCAACGGCTTTGCCATCGTCGACGAGATCTACCAGGGCCTGTCGTACGACGCGGCGCCGGTTTCGGCGCTGGGCCTGGACGACAACGTGGTCACGGTGAACAGCTTCTCCAAGTACTTCAACATGACCGGCTGGCGGCTGGGTTGGCTGGTGGTGCCGGATGCACTGGTCGAGGCATTCGAGAAGGTCGCCCAGAACCTCTTTATCTGCGCCTCCGCCGTGGCGCAGTATGCGGCGCTCGCCTGCTTCACCCCCGAGGCGCTGGCGATCTACGACGAACGCAAGGCCGAGTTCCGCCGCCGCCGCGACCTGATCGTGCCGGCGCTGGAATCACTGGGCCTGCGCGTGCCGGTACGCCCGGACGGCGCCTTCTACGTCTATGCCGACTGCCGCGGCGTCAACCACCCGGCCGCCGGCGACGCCGACCGGCTGACGCAGGCGATGCTGCACGATGCGGGCGTGGTGATGGTGCCGGGGCAGGATTTCGGGCCGCATACCGCCAGCGACTACATCCGCATCTCGTATGCGACTTCGCGCGAGAACATCGAAGAGGCGATGGCGCGGCTGGCGAAGCTGTTCCGCGGCTGA
- a CDS encoding lytic transglycosylase domain-containing protein, whose product MSGWKTLHLPGIGRALQVRLRQPVPGVSRALQVRLAHPVAGRALRGGRTTLKYALNSLGVVAVVSAVSLWLSQEWRTTLAALLAGDEAPSVLVSAAMPAKVAAKEAAPAMASTAVPALSADAAAARLARGKGGLPTVSGVDEYGLAANAKVPSVAHLAERIPVTRVAADARSTATLGTAREQAAVAEYIARKYRVAAQATAQLVKAAYLTGREVGIDPLLILGVIAIESSFNPYAESGVGAQGLMQVMTKVHQDKYEAVGGVAAALNPYANIKIGALVLKDCIARAGSIEGGLKYYVGATTATDGGYGAKVLAERARLRQLLGVRAAPADNGKAGGSGKAPAEHAAPTEKLEASNGSNNA is encoded by the coding sequence ATGAGCGGTTGGAAAACCCTTCATCTTCCCGGCATCGGGCGCGCCTTGCAGGTTCGCCTCCGACAGCCGGTACCCGGAGTGAGTCGGGCATTGCAGGTCCGTCTCGCGCATCCGGTCGCGGGCCGCGCGTTGCGCGGTGGCCGCACAACGCTGAAGTACGCGCTGAACAGTCTTGGCGTGGTAGCGGTCGTCTCGGCCGTGTCGCTGTGGCTGAGCCAGGAATGGCGCACCACGCTGGCGGCACTGCTGGCTGGCGACGAAGCACCGTCGGTGCTGGTCAGCGCCGCCATGCCGGCCAAGGTAGCGGCCAAGGAAGCCGCGCCGGCCATGGCCAGCACAGCCGTGCCGGCGCTGTCGGCCGACGCCGCGGCTGCTCGTCTGGCACGCGGCAAGGGCGGCCTGCCGACGGTTTCGGGCGTGGACGAATATGGCCTGGCGGCGAATGCCAAGGTGCCTTCGGTGGCGCACCTGGCCGAGCGCATCCCGGTCACGCGCGTGGCGGCGGACGCCCGCAGCACTGCCACGCTCGGCACCGCGCGCGAGCAGGCGGCCGTGGCCGAATACATCGCCCGCAAGTACCGCGTGGCGGCGCAGGCCACCGCGCAACTGGTCAAGGCAGCCTACCTGACCGGCCGTGAGGTCGGCATCGACCCGCTGCTGATCCTGGGCGTGATCGCGATCGAGTCCAGCTTCAACCCGTACGCCGAGAGCGGCGTGGGCGCGCAGGGCCTGATGCAGGTCATGACCAAGGTCCACCAGGACAAGTACGAGGCCGTGGGCGGCGTCGCCGCGGCGCTGAACCCGTACGCCAACATCAAGATCGGCGCGCTGGTGCTGAAGGACTGCATCGCCCGCGCCGGCTCGATCGAGGGTGGCCTGAAGTACTACGTCGGCGCCACCACGGCGACCGATGGCGGCTACGGCGCCAAGGTGCTGGCCGAGCGTGCCCGCCTGCGCCAGCTGCTCGGCGTGCGCGCGGCGCCGGCCGACAATGGCAAGGCGGGTGGCAGCGGCAAGGCACCGGCCGAGCATGCCGCGCCGACCGAGAAGCTGGAAGCCAGCAACGGCTCGAACAACGCCTGA
- the ubiD gene encoding 4-hydroxy-3-polyprenylbenzoate decarboxylase — MQYKDLRDFIGQLENMGELRRINRPVSPNLEMTEVCDRLLRDGGPAVLFERPAGARAGDGIYSVPVLANLFGTTHRVALGMGAESMEDLRDIGRVLSALKEPEPPRGLREAGKLFTLAKSVWDMAPKRVSSPACQEVVWEGNDVDLARLPIQTCWPGDAAPLITWGLVVTKGPHKKRQNLGIYRQQVIGRNQVIMRWLAHRGGALDFREHALANPGKPFPIAVALGADPATILGAVTPVPDTLSEYQFAGLLRGSRTALAGCVTPTLSELSVPASAEIVLEGHIQPDPNHPSGYQHALEGPFGDHTGYYNEQDWFPVFTIDRITMRRDPIYHSTYTGKPPDEPAVLGVALNEVFVPLLQKQFPEITDFYLPPEGCSYRMALVRMKKQYAGHAKRVMFGVWSFLRQFMYTKFIVVVDDDIDVRDWKEVIWAITTRVDPSRDTVLVDNTPIDYLDFASPVSGLGSKMGIDATDKWPGETTREWGTPIAMDAAVKARVDTMWESLFDRSAGT, encoded by the coding sequence ATGCAATACAAAGACTTGCGCGACTTCATCGGCCAGCTCGAGAACATGGGCGAGTTGCGCCGCATCAATCGTCCGGTTTCGCCCAACCTGGAAATGACCGAGGTCTGCGACCGGCTGCTGCGTGACGGCGGCCCCGCGGTACTATTCGAGCGGCCCGCCGGCGCGCGCGCCGGTGACGGTATCTATAGCGTCCCGGTACTGGCCAATCTGTTCGGCACGACACACAGGGTCGCGCTCGGCATGGGCGCCGAATCGATGGAAGACCTGCGCGACATCGGCCGCGTCCTGTCAGCCCTGAAGGAACCTGAGCCGCCGCGCGGACTGCGCGAAGCCGGCAAGCTTTTCACGCTCGCCAAATCTGTGTGGGATATGGCACCAAAGCGCGTCAGCAGCCCGGCCTGCCAGGAGGTGGTTTGGGAAGGCAATGACGTCGACCTTGCGCGCCTGCCGATCCAGACCTGCTGGCCCGGCGACGCCGCGCCGCTGATCACCTGGGGCCTGGTCGTCACCAAGGGCCCGCACAAGAAGCGCCAGAACCTGGGCATCTACCGCCAGCAGGTGATCGGCCGCAACCAGGTCATCATGCGCTGGCTGGCGCACCGCGGCGGCGCGCTCGACTTCCGCGAGCATGCGCTGGCCAACCCTGGCAAGCCGTTCCCGATCGCCGTGGCGCTGGGCGCCGACCCCGCCACCATCCTGGGCGCGGTGACGCCGGTGCCCGATACGCTGTCCGAGTACCAGTTCGCCGGCCTGCTGCGCGGCAGCCGCACCGCGCTGGCCGGCTGCGTCACGCCGACCCTGTCCGAACTGAGCGTGCCCGCGTCGGCCGAGATCGTGCTGGAAGGCCATATCCAGCCCGACCCCAACCACCCGTCCGGCTACCAGCATGCGCTGGAAGGCCCGTTCGGCGACCACACCGGCTACTACAACGAGCAGGACTGGTTCCCGGTGTTCACGATCGACCGCATCACCATGCGGCGCGACCCGATCTACCACTCCACCTACACCGGCAAGCCGCCCGACGAGCCCGCCGTGCTGGGCGTGGCGCTGAACGAGGTGTTCGTGCCGCTGCTGCAGAAGCAGTTCCCCGAGATCACCGACTTCTACCTGCCGCCGGAAGGCTGCAGCTACCGCATGGCGCTGGTGCGGATGAAGAAGCAGTACGCCGGCCATGCCAAGCGCGTGATGTTCGGCGTCTGGAGCTTCCTGCGCCAGTTCATGTATACGAAGTTCATCGTCGTGGTCGACGACGACATCGACGTGCGCGACTGGAAGGAAGTGATCTGGGCCATCACCACGCGCGTCGACCCCAGCCGCGACACGGTGCTGGTCGACAACACGCCGATCGACTACCTCGACTTCGCCTCGCCGGTGTCCGGCCTGGGTTCCAAGATGGGTATCGACGCCACCGACAAGTGGCCCGGCGAGACCACGCGCGAATGGGGCACGCCGATTGCCATGGATGCGGCGGTGAAGGCCAGGGTGGACACCATGTGGGAAAGCCTGTTCGACCGGTCCGCGGGCACCTGA